Sequence from the Mycobacterium florentinum genome:
GCGGATAGCCCTCGCGGGCGGCCAACTCGCGGATCGCTTGGACCTTGCCCTCGCCGAAGCAGTAGAAGGCGACGTCGCCGGTGTACTTGCCGTCCTCGACGACCATCCGTGTCGCCATCGCGTGTGTGGCACCCAGCGCGCGGGCGATCGGCGCGACGATTTCCTCGCCGGAGGCGGACACCACGACGACGTCGCGGCCGCACAATTTGTGCGCGGCGATCAGGTCCGCCGCCTCGGCGAACACCAGCGGGGTCACGATGTCATGCAGGGTTTCGTTGACGATCGACTTGACCTGAGCGACGTCCCAACCGGTGCACATGTTGGTCATGTGAGTACGCATTCGGTCCATCTGGTCATGATCGGCACCAGAGAGCAGAAAGATGAATTGGGCGTAGCTGGACTTGAGCACGGCGCGGCGATTGAGCAGTCCCTGGTTGAAGAACGGTTTGCTGAACGCCAGGGTGCTGGACTTGGCGATGATCGTCTTATCCAGGTCGAAGAAGGCCGCGGTACGGGCGTGGGGAGAGCCGGTTGCGGCTGTCTGCGCCGAGGTTTGCTGATGCGCGTCCGGGTCGGAGACGGTCACCGACACAGCATAGGTCGGTGGGCCGGCGTGTCCGGGGGTTGCCGGCAAAATCACGACTGAGCAGGGTGTAACGGACGAGGCCAACGATGTTTTTGCGCCCCAAACCGTTTCTCTGAACAAAACAGCTACTTGCGGCACCGCCCACTGTCGTGTGTATAGTAAGCATTACTCGGCCTGAGCCGAGGGTGTATCAGCCCGACCCCCCGGGGCTGATGCACGACGACCTCCGCCTCCTCCCCCCCTGGCGGGGGTCGTCCCTTTTCTGGGGTAATTTTCCCGGGATTCCGACCATCTGGCGCAGCCTCCGGCGCGTTGCGGGCACAGTGTTATCCCTCGGGTGGCTAAGCGGCCAACCCGGAACTTTGTGCACACTCTCGTATCTCTCCACAAATCCCGGTTTGGCACTGGTGTCCCATCCTGAGCTGCCCGCACGGTGG
This genomic interval carries:
- a CDS encoding HAD-IB family hydrolase, encoding MTVSDPDAHQQTSAQTAATGSPHARTAAFFDLDKTIIAKSSTLAFSKPFFNQGLLNRRAVLKSSYAQFIFLLSGADHDQMDRMRTHMTNMCTGWDVAQVKSIVNETLHDIVTPLVFAEAADLIAAHKLCGRDVVVVSASGEEIVAPIARALGATHAMATRMVVEDGKYTGDVAFYCFGEGKVQAIRELAAREGYPLEHCYAYSDSITDLPMLESVGHPSVVNPDRGLRKEASERGWPVLSFSRPISLRDRIPAPSGAAIATTAAVSVTALAAGAVTYSLLRRFAF